CCGGCCACTGGCAAAAATATCGGCACGTCGGGCTCCGGCAGCATTCACCTCTACGGCGACGACTTTTCGGCCGAGAATATTACGTTTGAAAACTCGGCTGGTCCGGTGGGCCAGGCCGTGGCGGTGTGGGTGAGCGGCGACCGCAGCAGCTTCCGCCACTGCCGCTTTCTGGGCTTTCAGGACACGCTTTATACCTATGGCTACGGCAGCCGGCAGTTGTATGAGGACTGCTACATTGAAGGCACCGTCGATTTTATCTTCGGCTCCAGCACAGCCTGGTTTGAGAATTGCCAGCTGGTAGGCAAAAAAGGCGGCTTCTTTACCGCCGCTTCCACCCCCGATACCACCCGCTACGGTTACGTATTTCATCATTGCCAGCTTACCGGCGATGCCCCGGCCGGCTCCTATGCGCTGGGCCGGCCCTGGCGGCCCTATGCCAAAACCGTGTACCTGGAGTGCAGCATGAGCGCCATCGTGCGCCCCGGCGGCTGGGACGAATGGGGCAAAGACAGCAACAAGCAAACTGCTTACTACGCCGAGTACAAATCCACCGGCCCGGGTGCCAACCCCAGCGCCCGCGTGCCGTGGTCGCACCAGCTCACCAAAGATGAGGCCAAAGCCTACACGCGCACCGCCGTGCTGCGTGGCTGGGAACCCAAGTGGCCTAAGTAACTCACCAGCTAGAGTGTAGCCAGCTTTTGGCAAGAACCACTACCCGGCGCCAGCGGTGACCAACCTGATAGCAGTTGCAACTTACGGAGGTTTATTTTTTACCTGATTGCTCGTTTTACGCCCTTACTCATGCTCCGTCGCCTGCTTTGGGCCGGCTGCCTGCTGCCGCTGACGCCAGCCTTTGCCCAGTCTACTACGCCTGCCGCCAGTAGCCTGGGGATGCCGCCCGCGCGCCCGGCGCCACCACCCCAGGTGCTGCTCATGCGCGTAGCGCAGGATGGCAGCGGCGACTACCGTACCATTCAGGAGGCGGTTAATGCCGTGCGTGACTTATCGCAGGTAATGGTTACTATTCAGCTTAAGCCCGGTATATACCGGGAAAAGCTGCTGATTCCCTCCCACAAGACGCACATACGGCTGGTGGGCGAAAGCGCTGTTGGTACTATTATTACCGGAGCCGACCATACCGGCGATGCGGCCGGCCACAATACCTACTCGTCGCAGACGGTGCTGGTGCAGGCCAACGACTTCACCGCCGAGAACATTACGTTTGAGAACGCGGCCGGCCCCGTGGGCCAGGCAGTGGCTTTGCACGTCGATGGTGACCGCGCCATTTTCCGCCACTGCCGCATGCTGGGCAACCAGGACACGCTTTTCCCGGCGGTGGAAAACAGCCGCCAATATTATCAGGATTGCTATATCGAGGGTACTACCGATTTTATTTTTGGCTCCGCTACCGCCGTGTTTGACCATTGCGAGATTCGCAGCAAGCGCAACTCCTACATCGCGGCGGCCGCCACCACCGAGCGGCAGGCCTACGGCTTTGTGTTTATGGACTG
The sequence above is drawn from the Hymenobacter baengnokdamensis genome and encodes:
- a CDS encoding pectinesterase family protein, encoding MLRRLLWAGCLLPLTPAFAQSTTPAASSLGMPPARPAPPPQVLLMRVAQDGSGDYRTIQEAVNAVRDLSQVMVTIQLKPGIYREKLLIPSHKTHIRLVGESAVGTIITGADHTGDAAGHNTYSSQTVLVQANDFTAENITFENAAGPVGQAVALHVDGDRAIFRHCRMLGNQDTLFPAVENSRQYYQDCYIEGTTDFIFGSATAVFDHCEIRSKRNSYIAAAATTERQAYGFVFMDCRLTADTAAHKVFLGRPWRPHSRTVYLRCELGAHILPGGWDNWRDPANEQTAYYAEYQSTGPGANPGARVKWAHQLTAKEAKTYSLSNIFNAPSPWLPAGH
- a CDS encoding pectinesterase family protein, whose translation is MLSFRPLLTCGLLASATCLHAQSRRLVVAADGSGDYRTVQAAFDAVPDANPTWLTIVVKPGTYKEKLTLAKGKNHVRLVGEDAARTILTFDDYNQRIDPATGKNIGTSGSGSIHLYGDDFSAENITFENSAGPVGQAVAVWVSGDRSSFRHCRFLGFQDTLYTYGYGSRQLYEDCYIEGTVDFIFGSSTAWFENCQLVGKKGGFFTAASTPDTTRYGYVFHHCQLTGDAPAGSYALGRPWRPYAKTVYLECSMSAIVRPGGWDEWGKDSNKQTAYYAEYKSTGPGANPSARVPWSHQLTKDEAKAYTRTAVLRGWEPKWPK